The Vicinamibacteria bacterium region GATCTACGTCGCCGACTCGGAGTCGAGCCCCGCGCCCGACGAGTACATGGGCATGCGCAATGCGGGGTGGGAGAAGGGCATTCGCATCGGCGACGCGCGCACCGGCTGGGTGCAGCATTTCATCCCCGACGATCGCGTCAACGTGATGGGCTACAGCGGTCCCGAAGGCATCGCGGTGGACGACGAGGGGAACCTCTATGGAGCGGAGGTCACGCAGCAGCGCGTCGTGAAGTGGGTGCGGTTTCGCCCCTAGCGGCGGAGGTGCGTTCGTCCAGCGTGCTAAACTTCATGGAGGAGGAAGCAGGAAGTGAGAGTGGAAGATCATGGAAGCGACCACCGACGCGCGGGGCACCGAGGTCGGTAGCTATTTCATCGCGAACTACCCTCCCTTCTTCTTCTGGAGTGGAGAACATCTCTCAAGGGTCGAAGAAGTCCTCGACCGGAGCTCCGATCCTTCCGTCGCTCTCGGGTTGTACCTCCATGTTCCGTTTTGCCGAAAGCGCTGCAAATTTTGCTATTTTCGGGTTTACACCGACAAGAACGCGAGGGACGTCGAGCGCTACGACGAAGCGCTCGTCCGCGAGATGGAGCTCTACCGCGGCCGGCGTGCTCTCGAGGGCCGGGCTCTAAGCTTCGTCTACTTCGGCGGCGGAACCCCCTCCTTTCTGAGCGCGAAGCAGCTCGGAAAACTCGTTCGCGGTCTCGAGCGATCCGTCTCCTGGGACGACGCGGAGGAAGTGACCTTCGAGTGCGAGCCGGGAACCTTGAGCGAGGCGAAGCTTCGCGCGCTGCGGACCATCGGCGTCAGCCGTCTGAGCCTCGGCATCGAGAGCTGGAACGACGACATCTTGCGCGAGAACGGGCGCGCCCACCTCTCGGCCGAGATCGAGCGGGCGTGGGAGTGGATCGGAAACGTTGGCTTTCCCTATGTGAACGTCGATCTCATTGCGGGAATGGTGGGAGAGACCGACGAGACGTGGGACGAGAGCGTGTCGCGCACGCTCGCCCTGGCCCCCGACAGCGTCACCATCTATCAGATGGAGCTTCCCTACAACACCGTCTACTCGAAGGAAATCCTCGTCGAGGGAAAGCGCACGCCGGTGGCGACCTGGGCGCAAAAGCGGGAGTGGCTGAGACGAGCCTTCGAGAGATTCGAGAACGCGGGCTACGGCGTGTCGAGCGGATACACGCTGGTCAAGGATCCCGAGACCTGTAACTTCAGCTACCGCGACAGCCTGTGGCACGGAGCCGATCTCCTGGCTCTGGGCGTGGCGTCTTTCTCCCACGTCGGCGGTGTCCACTATCAAAACCTCGATCGTTTCGATGATTACGTGGATGCGGTTTCACGGGGAGAGCTCCCGTTGCGGCGGGCATTCGTCGCCAGCGAGCGGGAGAAGCTCATCCGTGAGCTCATCCTGCAGATGAAGCTCGGCCGCCTGTCGAGGAGCTACTTCCGGAAGAAGTTTGGACGGGACATCCTCGATGATTTTCAGCGCCCTCTCGGCGACCTCAAAGAGCGTGGGCTCTTGACGATCGAAGGCGACGCGCTGCGGCTCAGTCGTGATGCGCTCCTCCGCGTCGACTCGCTCCTTCCGCGGTTCTTTCTCCCCGAGCACCGGAGCACGCGGTACACATGAGCTCGGATAGACTTCCGAGCCGGGCCGAGGTCGTCGTTCTCGGGGGTGGTCCCGCGGGTGCCGCCACGGCCGCGCTTCTCGCCCGGGCAGGACGGGACGTGCTGGTCCTCGAGAAGGAGCGATTCCCTCGGTTCCACATCGGCGAGTCCCTGATGCCCGCCACCTACTGGATCTTCGAGAAGCTGGGGATGCTGCCGCGCCTCCGCCAGAGCGGCTCTCCGGTGAAGGCGAGCGTGCAGTTCGTCTCCGCCGAAGGGA contains the following coding sequences:
- a CDS encoding coproporphyrinogen-III oxidase family protein — translated: MEATTDARGTEVGSYFIANYPPFFFWSGEHLSRVEEVLDRSSDPSVALGLYLHVPFCRKRCKFCYFRVYTDKNARDVERYDEALVREMELYRGRRALEGRALSFVYFGGGTPSFLSAKQLGKLVRGLERSVSWDDAEEVTFECEPGTLSEAKLRALRTIGVSRLSLGIESWNDDILRENGRAHLSAEIERAWEWIGNVGFPYVNVDLIAGMVGETDETWDESVSRTLALAPDSVTIYQMELPYNTVYSKEILVEGKRTPVATWAQKREWLRRAFERFENAGYGVSSGYTLVKDPETCNFSYRDSLWHGADLLALGVASFSHVGGVHYQNLDRFDDYVDAVSRGELPLRRAFVASEREKLIRELILQMKLGRLSRSYFRKKFGRDILDDFQRPLGDLKERGLLTIEGDALRLSRDALLRVDSLLPRFFLPEHRSTRYT